From the genome of Streptomyces sp. NBC_01260, one region includes:
- a CDS encoding sulfite oxidase-like oxidoreductase, giving the protein MGQPESREHRASEQSELPPGQRLQRGWPVTHYGPVPKFKPDRWEFRVFGATADGDKHCWNHQEFSALPFSSVVADLHCVTKFSMLGAEWGGVLVRDVVALAPPAPHVTHVMVWAEYGFSSNLRIDDFTAERALFATHKGGELLTAEHGFPLRLVVPQLYAWKGPKWVRGIEYMTADRRGFWEERGYHNIGDPWKEQRYSYQEEPGDGPEL; this is encoded by the coding sequence ATGGGTCAGCCGGAAAGCCGGGAACACCGCGCATCAGAGCAGTCCGAGCTTCCGCCGGGACAGCGACTGCAGCGCGGCTGGCCGGTCACCCATTACGGGCCGGTGCCGAAGTTCAAGCCCGACCGTTGGGAATTCCGCGTTTTCGGGGCCACGGCCGACGGTGACAAGCACTGCTGGAACCATCAGGAATTCTCGGCGCTGCCCTTCTCCTCGGTCGTCGCCGATCTGCACTGCGTGACGAAATTCAGCATGCTCGGCGCCGAGTGGGGCGGGGTGCTCGTCCGCGACGTCGTGGCACTCGCGCCGCCCGCGCCCCATGTCACCCACGTGATGGTCTGGGCCGAGTACGGATTCAGCTCGAACCTCAGGATCGACGACTTCACCGCCGAGCGGGCTCTGTTCGCCACCCACAAGGGCGGTGAGCTGCTCACCGCCGAGCACGGCTTCCCGCTCCGGCTGGTGGTTCCGCAGCTGTACGCCTGGAAGGGCCCCAAGTGGGTCCGGGGCATCGAGTACATGACCGCCGACCGCCGCGGCTTCTGGGAGGAGCGCGGCTATCACAACATCGGCGATCCGTGGAAGGAACAGCGCTACTCCTACCAGGAGGAGCCCGGGGACGGCCCCGAGCTCTGA
- the bfr gene encoding bacterioferritin produces MQGDPEVLEFLNEQLTAELTAINQYFLHAKMQDNFGWTKLAKYTRSESFDEMKHAEILTDRILFLDGLPNYQRLFHVRVGQTVTEMFQADRQVEVEAIDRLKRGIELMRGKGDITSANIFESILADEEHHIDYLDTQLELVEKLGEPLYIAQLIEQPES; encoded by the coding sequence ATGCAGGGCGACCCCGAGGTCCTCGAGTTCCTGAACGAACAGCTGACCGCCGAATTGACTGCCATCAATCAGTATTTCCTGCATGCAAAGATGCAGGACAACTTCGGCTGGACGAAGCTCGCGAAGTACACCCGATCCGAGTCGTTCGACGAAATGAAGCACGCCGAGATCCTGACCGACCGGATTCTCTTCCTCGATGGACTGCCGAACTACCAACGGCTCTTCCACGTACGCGTGGGCCAGACGGTCACCGAGATGTTCCAGGCGGACCGCCAGGTCGAGGTGGAGGCGATCGACCGCCTCAAGCGGGGCATCGAGCTGATGCGCGGCAAGGGCGACATCACGTCCGCGAACATCTTCGAGTCGATCCTGGCCGACGAGGAGCACCACATCGACTATCTGGACACCCAGCTGGAACTGGTCGAGAAACTCGGCGAGCCGCTCTACATCGCGCAGCTGATCGAGCAGCCGGAGAGCTGA
- the thiS gene encoding sulfur carrier protein ThiS, producing the protein MTAPLPLSVSVNGEAVAVAAGTTLDALVATLTGAPSGVAAALNETVVPRGQWSAAALADGDRVEVLTAVQGG; encoded by the coding sequence ATGACCGCGCCCCTCCCCCTCTCCGTGTCCGTGAACGGCGAGGCCGTCGCCGTCGCCGCGGGCACCACCCTGGACGCCCTCGTCGCGACCCTGACCGGGGCGCCCTCGGGCGTCGCGGCCGCGCTGAACGAGACCGTCGTGCCGCGCGGCCAGTGGTCCGCCGCGGCGCTCGCCGACGGCGACCGGGTCGAGGTCCTGACCGCGGTCCAGGGAGGCTGA
- the thiO gene encoding glycine oxidase ThiO — MRIHRTSGSDVLVIGGGIIGLVTAWRAAQRGLSTAVVDPEPGGGAARVAAGMLAAVTELHYGEEMLLGLNVASAKRYPGFAAELEAASGQDIGFRACGTLAVALDTDDRAHLRELHELQRRSGLESDWLTGRECRRLEPMLAPGVRGGLRVDGDHQVDPRRLAAALLTACERAGVVFHRHRAERLSVVRDRATGAVLADGSEPAADQVVLAAGSLSARLAGVPDHVLPPVRPVKGQVLRLTVPTAYAPFLSRTVRAVVRGSHVYLVPRENGELVIGATSEEMGWDTTVTAGGVYELLRDAHELVPGITELPLTETRAGLRPASPDNAPLLGRTALPGLHLATGHHRNGVLLTPVTGDAMAQLLADGELPEVARPFSPGRFPSAAPVSQEQPA, encoded by the coding sequence ATGCGTATCCACCGCACGAGCGGGTCCGACGTCCTCGTCATCGGGGGCGGCATCATCGGCCTGGTGACTGCCTGGCGGGCCGCGCAGCGCGGTCTGAGCACCGCGGTCGTCGATCCCGAGCCGGGCGGCGGGGCCGCCCGGGTCGCGGCCGGGATGCTGGCCGCCGTCACCGAACTGCACTACGGCGAAGAGATGCTGCTGGGCCTCAACGTCGCCTCCGCCAAGCGCTATCCGGGGTTCGCGGCCGAGCTGGAGGCGGCGAGCGGACAGGACATCGGCTTTCGCGCCTGCGGCACGCTGGCCGTCGCCCTGGATACCGACGACCGCGCCCATCTGCGGGAACTGCACGAGCTGCAGCGCCGGTCGGGACTGGAGTCGGACTGGCTCACCGGCCGTGAGTGCCGACGCCTGGAGCCGATGCTCGCGCCGGGCGTACGCGGAGGGCTGCGGGTCGACGGCGACCACCAGGTCGACCCGCGCCGGCTGGCCGCCGCGCTGCTGACGGCGTGCGAGCGGGCCGGGGTCGTCTTCCACCGTCACCGGGCCGAGCGGCTCTCGGTGGTGCGGGACCGGGCCACCGGGGCCGTGCTGGCCGACGGTTCGGAGCCGGCGGCCGATCAGGTCGTGCTCGCCGCGGGCAGCCTCAGCGCCCGGCTCGCGGGGGTGCCGGACCACGTCCTGCCGCCCGTCCGCCCGGTCAAGGGCCAGGTGCTGCGGCTGACCGTGCCCACCGCGTACGCCCCCTTCCTCAGCCGCACCGTGCGGGCCGTGGTCCGGGGCAGCCACGTCTACCTCGTGCCGCGCGAGAACGGCGAGCTGGTGATCGGCGCCACCAGCGAGGAGATGGGCTGGGACACCACCGTCACGGCGGGCGGGGTGTACGAGCTGCTGCGCGACGCCCACGAGCTGGTGCCCGGCATCACCGAGCTGCCGCTCACCGAGACCCGGGCCGGTCTGCGCCCCGCCTCCCCCGACAACGCCCCGCTGCTCGGCCGCACCGCGCTGCCCGGCCTCCACCTCGCCACCGGCCACCACCGCAACGGGGTGCTGCTCACTCCCGTCACCGGTGACGCCATGGCGCAGCTGCTGGCCGACGGCGAGCTGCCCGAGGTGGCCCGCCCCTTCTCCCCCGGCCGTTTCCCCTCCGCCGCCCCCGTATCCCAGGAGCAGCCCGCATGA
- a CDS encoding peptide-N4-asparagine amidase yields MFRHRWTRALRGISMASASVALVGGALAAPAQADTAPKPGSNPAVDYQDPVDATPPVSRPDTEHCSVTAVDHDFGYTLGGPPYTTTLTPPKKCEGPWNKVVLDWSGSVKGRQYDRLAAVFIGGAEVFRTSTAEPDDDGISWHVAKDITDFTPLLKDPQKLQLELGNVVNETYTGVYRIKLKITYYQADRRHPAATTADRVVPLGDTGSDSAPWMSVGNGGSTRTDVTFPRNLTDARLEVYARGGGCDEQWFDAVPSDLAETAPDYLCGGGPYREVQVTVDGQPAGLAQPYPVVYSGGIVPTLWRPIPAIDQFGTEAYDIDLTPFAGLLADGKPHAIGITPYGAADSWNVDGSLFVGTDAHKARTSGGVTTNTLSHTPVVKTVQTPGRNGSTDVSVSTGRSWKISGYVETSKGRVTTTVEQKFAYTNTDNVSATGSHQVMHQRDHGSTTVTTQARGRTDAQRSTWSYPIDVDLDIPLYGDYNNYDMKAAVTQRRVIVDTSRKGSARGWRTDAVTDDTVDSAGSIARTAGVVQSADGASTENYRGTTDTGACYSRSLRTAHGWVTADRQHHCRVADVAREALKG; encoded by the coding sequence ATGTTTCGGCACAGATGGACCCGCGCGCTGCGCGGAATCTCCATGGCCTCGGCGTCGGTCGCCCTCGTCGGAGGCGCACTGGCCGCCCCGGCCCAGGCGGACACCGCCCCCAAGCCCGGTTCCAACCCCGCCGTCGACTACCAGGACCCGGTCGATGCGACTCCGCCGGTCTCCCGCCCGGACACCGAGCACTGTTCGGTGACGGCCGTCGACCACGACTTCGGCTACACCCTCGGCGGCCCGCCGTACACCACCACGCTCACCCCGCCCAAGAAGTGCGAGGGCCCCTGGAACAAGGTCGTCCTCGACTGGTCGGGCAGTGTGAAGGGCCGCCAGTACGACCGCCTCGCCGCGGTCTTCATCGGCGGCGCGGAGGTCTTCCGCACCAGCACGGCCGAGCCCGACGACGACGGCATCAGCTGGCACGTCGCCAAGGACATCACCGACTTCACGCCGCTCCTCAAGGACCCCCAGAAGCTCCAGCTCGAACTGGGCAACGTTGTCAACGAGACGTACACCGGCGTGTACAGGATCAAGCTGAAGATCACGTACTACCAGGCCGACCGGCGTCACCCGGCCGCCACCACGGCCGACCGCGTCGTCCCCCTCGGTGACACCGGTTCCGACAGCGCTCCCTGGATGAGTGTCGGCAACGGCGGCTCCACCCGCACCGACGTCACCTTCCCGCGCAATCTGACTGACGCGCGCCTGGAGGTCTACGCCCGCGGCGGCGGCTGCGACGAGCAGTGGTTCGACGCGGTCCCCAGTGACCTGGCGGAAACCGCCCCCGACTACCTCTGTGGCGGCGGCCCCTACCGCGAGGTGCAGGTCACGGTGGACGGGCAGCCCGCGGGCCTCGCCCAGCCGTACCCCGTGGTGTACTCCGGCGGCATCGTGCCGACCCTGTGGCGCCCGATCCCGGCCATCGACCAGTTCGGGACCGAGGCGTACGACATCGACCTCACCCCCTTCGCGGGTCTGCTGGCCGACGGCAAGCCGCACGCCATCGGCATCACCCCCTACGGAGCGGCCGACAGCTGGAACGTCGACGGTTCGCTCTTCGTCGGCACGGACGCGCACAAGGCGCGCACGAGCGGCGGGGTGACCACCAACACCCTCAGCCACACGCCGGTCGTGAAGACCGTCCAGACCCCGGGCCGGAACGGCTCCACGGACGTCTCCGTGTCGACCGGCCGCTCCTGGAAGATCTCGGGATACGTCGAGACCTCGAAGGGCCGGGTCACCACCACCGTCGAGCAGAAGTTCGCGTACACCAACACGGACAACGTCTCCGCCACCGGCAGCCACCAGGTGATGCACCAGCGTGACCACGGTTCCACCACGGTGACGACCCAGGCCCGCGGACGCACGGACGCGCAGCGCAGCACCTGGTCCTACCCCATCGACGTGGACCTGGACATCCCGTTGTACGGCGACTACAACAACTACGACATGAAGGCGGCCGTCACCCAGCGCCGCGTGATCGTCGACACGTCCCGGAAGGGCTCCGCGCGCGGGTGGCGCACGGACGCGGTCACCGACGACACCGTGGACTCGGCCGGCAGCATCGCCCGCACGGCCGGCGTCGTCCAGTCGGCCGATGGGGCCTCCACCGAGAATTACCGGGGCACCACGGACACCGGGGCCTGCTACTCGCGCTCCCTGAGGACCGCCCACGGCTGGGTCACGGCCGACCGGCAGCACCACTGCCGCGTCGCCGACGTGGCACGCGAGGCCCTGAAGGGCTGA
- a CDS encoding (2Fe-2S)-binding protein translates to MYVCSCFGVTEQQVKKHAEAGACTPRQIASACKAGTDCGSCVRTIQAMLGRGACPRRELLDRKQPPGAVERLDAGTEPGAVPALGPTAGFPEAA, encoded by the coding sequence ATGTACGTCTGCTCGTGCTTCGGCGTCACGGAGCAGCAGGTCAAGAAGCATGCGGAAGCCGGCGCCTGCACGCCCCGCCAGATAGCCTCCGCCTGCAAGGCGGGGACCGACTGCGGCAGCTGCGTCCGCACCATCCAGGCGATGCTGGGCCGCGGCGCCTGTCCGCGCCGCGAACTGCTCGACCGGAAGCAGCCGCCCGGCGCGGTCGAACGTCTGGACGCCGGTACCGAACCCGGCGCCGTCCCCGCTCTCGGGCCGACGGCCGGATTCCCCGAAGCCGCCTGA
- the pknB gene encoding Stk1 family PASTA domain-containing Ser/Thr kinase, with amino-acid sequence MDTTLQDPLVGQLLDGRYRVDALIAVGGMATVYRAMDTRLDRALALKVMHPALATDASFVERFIREAKSVAGLAHPNVVGVFDQGAQGQYVYLAMEYVAGCTLRDVLRERGALQPRAALDILEPVLAALGAAHRAGFVHRDMKPENVLIGDDGRVKVADFGLVRAVGTVTNTTGSVLGTVSYLAPEQIEHGTADTRADVYACGVVLYEMLTGAKPHTGDSPAQVIYQHLNEDVPAPSALVPGLAPELDALVASATARDPEVRPFDAVALLAESRRARSGLTDTQLDAIPPQALAEVRDAAEDRTSVIPRVLPPGQGTAHHTSRLEMPPPLPPAQPDRRTGLLGGPRRGIVAAVVAVLLVLGIGGGVWYINSGQFTHVPSVLGQSEKAAKGRLSDAGLELKGVERAYSDTVDRGKVIDSDPKSAARIRGNGSVTLVVSRGPEIVKVPDVQGSTLAEAKQKLTKAGLVPGMTTKEFSEDAGAGEVVRTDPEAGAERHPDTAIAIVVSKGSPVDVPDVTGLSVKDATDALDEEGLKAKVLPHRVNSPEDAGDIAEQSPAEGREAAEGDTITLTVSKGPQLIDVPDVTGKDVVDARSELEDAGFKVKVDRPFIPFSDTIASQSVDGGDRAPEGSTITIKTKGL; translated from the coding sequence GTGGATACGACCCTCCAGGACCCTCTCGTCGGGCAGCTGCTCGACGGCCGCTACCGCGTCGATGCCCTCATCGCCGTGGGCGGCATGGCCACGGTCTACCGGGCCATGGACACCCGGCTCGACCGGGCGCTCGCCCTCAAGGTGATGCACCCGGCGCTGGCGACCGACGCCTCGTTCGTCGAGCGCTTCATCCGTGAGGCCAAGTCGGTGGCCGGGCTCGCGCACCCCAATGTGGTCGGGGTCTTCGACCAGGGGGCCCAGGGCCAGTACGTCTACCTGGCGATGGAGTACGTCGCGGGCTGCACGCTGCGCGATGTGCTGCGCGAGCGCGGCGCACTGCAGCCGCGGGCCGCGCTGGACATCCTGGAGCCGGTGCTCGCCGCGCTCGGCGCCGCGCACCGGGCGGGCTTCGTGCACCGGGACATGAAGCCGGAGAACGTGCTCATAGGCGACGACGGCCGGGTCAAGGTCGCCGACTTCGGCCTGGTACGGGCCGTGGGCACGGTCACCAACACCACCGGGTCCGTCCTGGGCACCGTCTCCTATCTCGCCCCCGAGCAGATCGAGCACGGCACCGCGGACACCCGCGCCGATGTGTACGCGTGCGGTGTGGTGCTGTACGAGATGCTCACCGGAGCCAAACCGCACACCGGCGACTCCCCCGCCCAGGTCATCTACCAGCATCTGAACGAGGACGTCCCGGCCCCCTCGGCCCTCGTCCCGGGTCTCGCGCCCGAGCTCGACGCACTGGTCGCGAGCGCCACCGCGCGTGACCCCGAGGTCCGGCCGTTCGACGCGGTGGCACTGCTCGCCGAGTCCCGCCGGGCCCGCTCCGGCCTCACCGACACCCAGCTGGACGCCATACCACCGCAGGCCCTCGCCGAGGTGCGCGACGCCGCCGAGGACCGCACGAGCGTGATCCCGCGGGTGCTGCCGCCCGGCCAGGGCACCGCCCACCACACCAGCCGGCTGGAGATGCCCCCGCCGCTGCCGCCGGCACAGCCGGACCGCCGGACCGGGCTCCTCGGCGGGCCGCGGCGCGGCATCGTCGCGGCGGTCGTCGCCGTGCTGCTGGTCCTGGGGATCGGCGGCGGCGTCTGGTACATCAACTCCGGCCAGTTCACCCACGTCCCCTCGGTGCTCGGCCAGAGCGAGAAGGCGGCCAAGGGGCGGCTGTCGGACGCCGGTCTCGAACTGAAGGGCGTCGAGCGCGCCTACAGCGACACCGTCGACCGCGGCAAGGTGATCGACAGCGACCCGAAGTCGGCTGCCCGGATCCGGGGCAACGGCTCGGTGACACTCGTCGTCTCGCGCGGGCCCGAGATCGTGAAGGTGCCCGACGTCCAGGGCAGCACCCTGGCCGAGGCCAAGCAGAAGCTGACGAAGGCGGGCCTGGTGCCCGGTATGACCACCAAGGAGTTCAGCGAGGACGCGGGGGCCGGTGAGGTGGTGCGGACGGATCCCGAGGCGGGCGCCGAGCGCCACCCGGACACCGCGATCGCGATCGTGGTCTCCAAGGGCAGCCCGGTCGACGTCCCCGATGTCACCGGCCTCTCCGTCAAGGACGCCACCGACGCGCTGGACGAGGAGGGGCTGAAGGCCAAGGTGCTGCCCCACCGGGTGAACTCCCCCGAGGACGCGGGCGACATCGCCGAGCAGTCACCGGCCGAGGGCCGGGAGGCCGCCGAGGGCGACACCATCACGCTGACGGTCTCCAAGGGCCCGCAGCTGATCGATGTCCCGGACGTCACCGGCAAGGACGTCGTCGACGCCCGCAGCGAGCTGGAGGACGCGGGCTTCAAGGTCAAGGTCGACCGCCCGTTCATCCCCTTCAGCGACACGATCGCGAGCCAGTCCGTCGACGGCGGCGACCGGGCCCCCGAGGGCAGCACCATCACCATCAAGACCAAGGGGCTCTAG
- a CDS encoding thiazole synthase, translated as MSDDLFTLGDSVLGSRLIMGTGGAPSLDVLERSLIASGTELTTVAMRRLDPTVRGSVLSVLERLSIRVLPNTAGCFTAGEAVLTARLAREALGTDWVKLEVVADERTLLPDPIELLDAAEILVDDGFTVLPYTNDDPVLARRLQDVGCAAVMPLGSPIGSGLGIRNPHNFQLIVEQARVPVILDAGAGTASDAALAMELGCAAVMLASAVTRAQEPELMAAAMRYAVEGGRLAYRAGRIPRRHFAEASSPMAGRAALDPERPAF; from the coding sequence GTGTCCGACGACCTCTTCACCCTCGGGGACAGCGTCCTCGGCTCCCGGCTGATCATGGGAACGGGCGGGGCGCCCAGCCTCGATGTGCTGGAACGCTCACTCATCGCCTCCGGCACCGAGCTGACCACCGTCGCGATGCGCCGCCTCGACCCGACCGTGCGGGGCTCCGTGCTCTCCGTGCTGGAGCGGCTCTCCATCCGCGTCCTGCCGAACACCGCGGGCTGCTTCACCGCGGGCGAGGCCGTGCTCACCGCCCGGCTGGCCCGCGAGGCGCTCGGCACCGACTGGGTCAAGCTGGAGGTGGTGGCCGACGAGCGGACCCTGCTGCCCGACCCGATCGAGCTGCTGGACGCCGCGGAGATCCTGGTGGACGACGGTTTCACCGTCCTGCCGTACACCAATGACGATCCGGTGCTGGCCCGCCGGCTCCAGGACGTGGGGTGTGCGGCGGTGATGCCTCTCGGCTCCCCCATCGGCTCGGGTCTGGGCATCCGCAATCCGCACAACTTCCAGCTGATCGTCGAGCAGGCCCGGGTCCCGGTGATCCTGGACGCGGGCGCCGGGACGGCGTCGGACGCGGCCCTCGCCATGGAGCTCGGGTGCGCGGCGGTGATGCTCGCCTCGGCGGTGACCCGGGCCCAGGAGCCCGAGCTGATGGCCGCCGCGATGCGTTATGCGGTGGAGGGCGGGCGGCTGGCGTACCGCGCGGGACGGATACCGCGCCGGCACTTCGCCGAGGCGTCGTCGCCGATGGCGGGCCGGGCGGCGCTGGACCCGGAGCGTCCGGCGTTCTGA
- a CDS encoding deoxyribonuclease IV, translated as MRNPVGGHVPVAGGLAKAGLPYAREMGAEAVQVFVANPRGWATPAGSPAQDERFRAECAAGSLPAYVHAPYLINFGSHTAATVEKSVDSLRHSLRRAREIGALGVVVHTGSATNGRPREEALAQVRTHMRPLLDELTHDDDPFLLLESTAGQGFSLCSRTWDFGPYFDALDAHPKLGICLDTCHIFAAGHDLAGPGGMNETLDLLVETVGENRLKLIHANDSKDVAGAHKDRHENIGAGHIGEEPFRELFSHPATEGVPLIIETPGGKEGHAADVARLKELRGRS; from the coding sequence ATGCGCAACCCCGTCGGCGGCCATGTACCGGTGGCCGGCGGCCTCGCCAAGGCCGGCCTCCCCTACGCCCGGGAGATGGGCGCGGAGGCCGTCCAGGTCTTCGTCGCCAATCCGCGCGGATGGGCGACCCCGGCCGGGAGTCCGGCGCAGGACGAGCGGTTCCGCGCCGAGTGCGCCGCCGGGTCCCTGCCGGCGTACGTCCACGCCCCGTACCTGATCAATTTCGGCTCGCACACCGCGGCGACCGTCGAGAAGTCCGTGGACTCACTGCGCCACTCCCTGCGCCGGGCCCGCGAGATCGGCGCCCTGGGCGTCGTGGTGCACACCGGCTCGGCGACCAACGGCCGCCCCCGCGAGGAGGCGCTGGCCCAGGTGCGCACCCATATGCGGCCGCTGCTGGACGAGCTGACGCACGACGACGACCCGTTCCTGCTGCTGGAGTCGACCGCCGGTCAGGGGTTCTCGCTCTGCTCACGGACCTGGGACTTCGGCCCGTACTTCGACGCACTCGACGCCCATCCGAAACTCGGCATCTGTCTCGACACCTGCCACATCTTCGCGGCGGGACACGATCTGGCCGGTCCCGGCGGGATGAACGAGACGCTGGACCTGCTGGTGGAGACGGTCGGCGAGAACCGGCTGAAGCTGATCCACGCCAATGACTCCAAGGACGTGGCCGGAGCCCACAAGGACCGGCACGAGAACATCGGTGCGGGCCACATCGGCGAGGAGCCGTTCCGCGAGCTGTTCTCCCATCCGGCCACCGAGGGCGTTCCGCTGATCATCGAGACACCCGGCGGCAAGGAGGGCCACGCGGCGGACGTGGCCCGGCTGAAGGAGCTGCGCGGCCGGAGCTGA
- a CDS encoding NAD(P)/FAD-dependent oxidoreductase: MAGVQTAVALRERGFTGAVTLIGAEPHQPYDRPPLSKAVLLGKAEESAFDIDFEALGITLRLGCEVTGVRAGDHELDTSAGPVPYDVLVIATGAEPVVLPGSEGVPGVHLLRTLDDAARLRPVLDARHTVVVVGAGWIGAEFATAARSAGCEVTVVEAAERPLAGALPAEVAAPMAAWYAESGAGLLTGARVARVEPGSVVLADGRTLPADAVVVGIGARPATGWLAGSGIALGPDGSVTADAALRTSLPDVYAVGDCASFPSARFGARLLVHHWDNALQGPRTAAAHIIGAAGGDGAEPPAYDPVPYFWSEQFGRFVQYAGHHDGADTLLWRGDPAGPAWSVCWLRDGVLVAVLAVGRPRDLIQGRKLIEAGTRLDPERAGDASVPLKSATRQETHG; this comes from the coding sequence ATGGCGGGTGTGCAGACGGCGGTGGCCCTGCGGGAGCGGGGCTTCACCGGCGCCGTCACACTGATCGGCGCCGAACCCCATCAGCCGTACGACCGACCCCCGCTGTCCAAGGCGGTGCTGCTCGGCAAGGCCGAGGAATCCGCCTTCGACATCGACTTCGAGGCACTGGGCATCACGTTGCGGCTGGGCTGCGAAGTCACCGGCGTACGCGCCGGCGACCATGAGCTGGACACCTCCGCCGGGCCCGTTCCCTACGACGTCCTGGTCATCGCCACCGGCGCCGAACCCGTCGTGCTGCCCGGCTCCGAGGGCGTGCCTGGCGTCCATCTGCTGCGCACCCTGGACGACGCGGCGCGGCTGCGGCCCGTCCTGGACGCGCGGCACACCGTCGTGGTCGTCGGCGCGGGCTGGATCGGCGCCGAGTTCGCCACCGCGGCCCGCTCCGCGGGCTGCGAGGTCACCGTCGTCGAGGCCGCCGAACGCCCCCTCGCGGGCGCACTGCCCGCCGAGGTCGCGGCCCCGATGGCCGCCTGGTACGCGGAGAGCGGCGCCGGACTCCTCACCGGGGCACGGGTGGCCCGCGTCGAGCCCGGCAGTGTGGTCCTGGCGGACGGCCGCACCCTCCCGGCCGACGCGGTCGTCGTCGGGATCGGCGCACGGCCCGCCACCGGCTGGCTGGCCGGCTCCGGCATCGCGCTGGGGCCCGACGGATCGGTGACCGCCGACGCGGCGCTGCGCACCTCGCTGCCCGATGTGTACGCCGTCGGCGACTGCGCCTCGTTCCCCTCCGCGCGCTTCGGGGCGCGCCTGCTCGTCCATCACTGGGACAACGCCCTGCAGGGACCGCGGACCGCGGCCGCCCACATCATCGGGGCGGCCGGCGGGGACGGGGCGGAGCCGCCCGCCTACGACCCCGTGCCCTATTTCTGGTCGGAGCAGTTCGGCCGGTTCGTGCAGTACGCGGGACACCATGACGGCGCGGACACCCTGCTGTGGCGCGGCGATCCGGCCGGTCCCGCCTGGTCGGTGTGCTGGCTGCGGGACGGCGTTCTGGTCGCGGTGCTCGCCGTCGGCCGGCCGCGCGATCTGATCCAGGGGCGCAAGCTCATCGAGGCGGGGACGCGGCTCGATCCGGAGCGGGCCGGTGACGCGTCCGTACCACTGAAGTCGGCGACCCGTCAGGAGACTCACGGATAG
- a CDS encoding class II 3-deoxy-7-phosphoheptulonate synthase, producing the protein MNANTSVAGGNTWRDLPAAQQPEYPDSEALRDVLADLASYPPLVFAGECDQLRARMGAVAKGEAFLLQGGDCAEAFDAVSAEHIRAKLKTLLQMSAVLTYAASVPVVKVGRIAGQYSKPRSKSTETRDGVTLPTYRGDSVNGFAFTEAERVPDPDRLKQMYHASASTLNLVRAFTTGGYADLRQVHAWNQDFVKSSPSGQRYEALAREIDNALNFMKACGTDPAEFKAVEFYASHEGLLLDYESALTRTDSRTGELYDTSGHMVWIGERTRQMDGAHIEFASKIRNPIGIKLGPTTTVDEALGYIDRLDPEREPGRLTFIVRMGADKVRDKLPELVEKVTASGATVAWVTDPMHGNTFEAASGHKTRRFDDVLDEVKGFFEVHKGLGTHPGGIHVELTGDDVTECVGGGHEIFVDDLHQRYETACDPRLNRSQSLDLAFLVAEMYRDQ; encoded by the coding sequence GTGAACGCCAATACCTCCGTCGCCGGTGGCAACACCTGGCGAGACCTTCCCGCGGCGCAGCAGCCCGAGTACCCCGACTCCGAGGCGCTGCGCGATGTACTCGCGGACCTCGCGTCGTATCCGCCGCTCGTCTTCGCGGGCGAGTGCGACCAGCTGCGCGCCCGCATGGGAGCCGTCGCCAAGGGCGAGGCGTTCCTGCTCCAGGGCGGTGACTGCGCCGAGGCCTTCGACGCCGTGTCGGCCGAGCACATCCGCGCCAAGCTGAAGACGCTGCTCCAGATGAGCGCCGTCCTCACCTACGCGGCCTCCGTGCCCGTCGTCAAGGTGGGCCGGATCGCCGGCCAGTACTCCAAACCGCGCTCCAAGTCGACCGAGACCCGCGACGGCGTGACCCTGCCGACCTACCGCGGCGACTCCGTCAACGGCTTCGCCTTCACCGAGGCCGAGCGCGTCCCGGACCCGGACCGGCTGAAGCAGATGTACCACGCATCCGCTTCCACCCTGAACCTCGTCCGCGCCTTCACCACCGGCGGTTACGCCGACCTGCGCCAGGTGCACGCCTGGAACCAGGACTTCGTGAAGTCGTCCCCGTCCGGCCAGCGCTACGAGGCCCTGGCCCGCGAGATCGACAACGCGCTGAACTTCATGAAGGCGTGCGGCACGGACCCGGCCGAGTTCAAGGCCGTCGAGTTCTACGCCTCGCACGAGGGCCTGTTGCTGGACTACGAGTCGGCGCTGACCCGCACCGACTCGCGCACCGGCGAGCTGTACGACACCTCGGGCCACATGGTGTGGATCGGTGAGCGCACCCGCCAGATGGACGGCGCGCACATCGAGTTCGCCTCGAAGATCCGCAACCCCATCGGCATCAAGCTCGGACCGACGACCACCGTCGACGAGGCGCTCGGCTACATCGACCGCCTCGACCCCGAGCGCGAGCCCGGCCGGCTGACCTTCATCGTCCGGATGGGCGCCGACAAGGTCCGCGACAAGCTCCCCGAGCTGGTCGAGAAGGTCACCGCCTCCGGTGCCACCGTCGCCTGGGTCACCGACCCGATGCACGGCAACACCTTCGAGGCCGCGTCCGGCCACAAGACCCGCCGCTTCGACGACGTCCTGGACGAGGTCAAGGGCTTCTTCGAGGTGCACAAGGGCCTGGGCACCCACCCGGGCGGCATCCACGTCGAGCTCACCGGTGACGACGTCACCGAGTGCGTCGGCGGCGGCCACGAGATCTTCGTGGACGATCTGCACCAGCGTTACGAGACGGCCTGCGACCCGCGGCTCAACCGCAGCCAGTCGTTGGACCTCGCGTTCCTGGTCGCCGAGATGTACCGGGATCAGTAG